From one Dermatophagoides farinae isolate YC_2012a chromosome 5, ASM2471394v1, whole genome shotgun sequence genomic stretch:
- the LOC124493112 gene encoding serine/threonine-protein kinase PAK 2 has protein sequence MSNIINKIFPSRRNQTKQSGYTPVVSNIGRPFQVKHNLHVGYNMDTGQIEGLPTPWVNLLRGANISRTEQQENPEAVINALQLVTYEMQRQPEKYLANQDLINTEIQEIEETWPQSKESSKILLDDDDSSSGDQSNNNKNSNLYETDDSEADQPINNNNTNQSTTTTTTTDKLAKQIEKRLQLEQEDDILNNNNNNNHHHHHHHHHYPQNENESKKKSPTSLDKFEKQQQQQQQQQEQKLKKKSESPAPVKNVAENASSDGNKSNNQQTKAILRKKEKKAKQMTEVEVKQVLKSIVNSGNPRVRYKMLKKIGSGASGTVFTALDNETQEKVAIKTMNISQQPKPDLICREICVMKDNRHANLVNYLDSYLVDDTDLWVVMEYLEGGPLTDVITETIMRETQIAAILREIVKAIAFLHSKGIIHRDIKSDNVLLEMDGQVKVTDFGFCAQIMPQEKRETMVGTPYWMAPEVVSRKQYGPKVDIWSLGIMIIEMLEGEPPYINEHPLKALYLIASKGKPEIKNKDQHSPELNDFLDRCLEIDVDKRWSADDLLQHPFLKKCESLNSIVPLIKTVKKLLNK, from the exons atgagtaatataataaataaaatatttccaTCACGTcgtaatcaaacaaaacagtcTGGCTATACACCTGTTGTATCAAATATTGGTCGACCATTTCAGGTGAAACATAATCTACATGTTGGTTATAATATGGATACCGGACAGATTGAAGGATTGCCAACACCATGGGTGAATCTATTACGTGGTGCAAACATTTCACGTACAGAACAGCAAGAAAATCCAGAGGCTGTTATTAATGCCTTACAATTGGTTACATATGAAATGCAACGACAGCCAGAAAAATATCTAGCTAATCAAGATCTTATTAATACAGAAATACAAGAAATTGAAGAAACATGGCCACAATCAAAAGAATCATCGAAAATTcttttagatgatgatgattcat CATCCGGTGATcaaagtaataataataaaaacagtAATCTCTATGAAACCGATGATAGTGAAGCCGATCaaccaatcaacaacaataatacaaatcaatcaactacaacaacaacaacaacggataAATTAGcaaaacaaatagaaaaacgTCTTCAATTAGAACAGGAAGATGatattttaaataataataataataataatcatcatcatcatcatcatcatcatcattatccacaaaatgaaaatgaatcgaagaaaaaatcaccaaCTAGTCTagataaatttgaaaaacagcagcaacaacaacaacaacaacaagaacaaaaattgaagaaaaaatctgaatCACCAGCACCAGTCAAAAATGTTGCCGAAAATGCTAGTAGTGATGGTAATAAATCGAATAATCAGCAAACAAAAGCAATTTTACgtaaaaaagagaaaaaagccAAACAAATGACTGAGGTTGAAGTAAAACAAGTGCTTAAAAGCATTGTCAATTCGGGTAATCCACGTGTACGAtataaaatgttgaaaaaaattggttcagGTGCATCCGGCACTGTATTCACAGCGTTAGATAATGAAACACAGGAAAAAGTGgcaatcaaaacaatgaatatttcacaacaaccaaaaccgGATCTTATTTGTCGTGAAATCTGTGTAATGAAAGATAATCGTCATGCAAATTTGGTCAATTATCTTGATAGTTATCTAGTTGATGATACTGATCTATGGGTTGTAATGGAATATCTTGAAGGTGGTCCATTAACAGATGTTATTACGGAAACAATAATGCGTGAAACACAGATTGCAGCCATTCTACGTGAAATTGTTAAAGCTATTGcatttttacattcaaaG GGTATAATACATCGTGATATCAAAAGTGATAATGTATTGCTCGAAATGGATGGCCAGGTTAAAGTGACGGATTTTGGATTCTGTGCACAAATTATGCCACAAGAAAAACGTGAAACAATGGTCGGCACACCGTATTGGATGGCACCAGAAGTTGTATCACGTAAACAATATGGACCGAAAGTTGAT ataTGGTCATTAGgtataatgatcattgaaatgCTTGAAGGTGAACCaccatatataaatgaacatCCACTTAAAGCATTATATTTGATTGCATCGAAAGGCAAACcagaaattaaaaacaaagatCAACATTCAccagaattgaatgattttcttgATAG aTGTCTAGAAATCGATGTAGATAAACGTTGGTCAGCTGATGATCTATTGCAACATCCATTTCtgaaaaaatgtgaatcCTTAAATTCGATTGTACCGTTGATTAAAACGGTTAAAAAATTactgaacaaatga
- the LOC124493208 gene encoding uncharacterized protein LOC124493208 has protein sequence MPFRLTKYTIIPNKVAEQTITTTKKIKSGEKMSLFLYIKVVFRQFKNSLWLLINCLKRLILFVFRRQNQQQLQLQQQHVQNNNSQYDPLDFVVVDKPLINDNATSISSSKTTSSSMMMANDSILNKSDHHHLHQQQQHSKFPNVQSYTEQDIYNYSNYSLTSIKAKQQQQNYSYDLNYSKNRSQNSGTNQTEIDEKEEPDYFQDMVPEFKKPKTIYVNKHDHPMADIHNNDENELNKIERKFRFMQQNQHQQNDPYQMNNNHSSSMLDETKFTNQFGSLDDIDISVNPSQMDMKITSWEEMANEDEELWIDTDQQLETMRRQRREQRLNEHRRQRQLKQLAKK, from the exons ATGCCATTTCGGCTTACAAAATATACAATAATT cCAAACAAAGTAGCTGAACAAACGATAACCACAACGAAGAAGATTAAAAGTGGGGAAAAAATGTCCCTATTTTTATACATTAAAGTAGTATTTAgacaatttaaaaattcactatggttattgatcaattgtcTTAAacgtttgattttgtttgtatttcgtcgacaaaatcaacaacaattgcaattgcaacaacaacatgttcaaaataataattcacaaTATGATCCATtggattttgttgtcgtcgatAAGCCtttgataaatgataatgccacatccatatcatcatcgaaaactacatcatcatcgatgatgatggcaaatgATTCCATTCTGAATAAatccgatcatcatcatcttcatcaacaacaacagcattcGAAATTTCCAAATGTCCAAAGTTATACTGAACAAG ATATATACAATTATTCCAATTATAGCCTCACATCAATTAAGGctaaacaacagcaacagaatTATAGTtatgatttaaattattcaaaaaatcgATCACAAAATTCTGGAACGAATCAAAcggaaattgatgaaaaagaagagCCCGATTATTTTCAGGATATGGTGCCCGAATTTAAAAAACCTAAAACG ATTTATGTGAATAAACATGATCATCCAATGGCCGATATCCATAATAATGACGAAAATGAGcttaataaaattgaacgaaaatttcgttttatgcaacaaaatcaacatcaacaaaatgatccttatcaaatgaataataatcattcatcatctatgttggatgaaacaaaattcactAATCAATTTGGTAGTCTTGATGATATCGATATATCCGTAAATCCTAGTCAAATGGACATGAAAATCACTAGCTGGGAAGAAATGgccaatgaagatgaagaattaTGGATTGATACGGATCAACAATTGGAAACAATGCGACGACAACGTCGTGAACAACGTCTTAATGAACATCGTCGGCAACGACAATTGAAGCAATTGGctaaaaaatga